A stretch of Scheffersomyces stipitis CBS 6054 chromosome 2, complete sequence DNA encodes these proteins:
- the NSA2 gene encoding ribosome biogenesis protein NSA2 (Uncharacterized conserved protein related to ribosomal protein S8E killer toxin resistant~go_component intracellular; ribosome~go_funtion structural constituent of ribosome~go_process protein biosynthesis) yields the protein MPQNEYIEQHIKQHGRRLDHEERKRKKEAREGHRIAKDAQTLKGWRAKQFAKKRYSEKVAMKKKIKAHQESKVNGPATPKEDDGEALPTYLLDRQTNNTAKAISSSIKQKRLEKADKFSVPLPKVRGISEEEMFKVIKTGKSKHKSWKRMITKHTFVGEGFTRRPVKMERIIRPAALRQKKANVTHPELGVTVFLPILGVKKNPQSPMYTQLGVLTKGTIIEVNVSELGLVTAGGKVVWGKYAQITNEPDRDGCVNAVLLV from the coding sequence ATGCCTCAAAACGAATATATCGAGCAGCACATCAAGCAGCACGGGAGAAGATTGGACCATGAggagagaaagagaaagaaggaagCCAGAGAGGGCCACAGAATCGCAAAAGATGCCCAGACCTTGAAGGGATGGAGAGCTAAACAGTTTGCCAAAAAGAGATACAGCGAGAAGGTGGCcatgaaaaagaagatcaaggCTCACCAGGAATCGAAGGTTAACGGCCCAGCCACTCCTAAGGAGGACGACGGCGAGGCCTTGCCTACATATCTTTTGGATCGTCAGACCAACAACACTGCGAAGgccatttcttcttccatcaagcagaagagattggagAAGGCAGACAAGTTTTCCGTGCCTTTGCCTAAAGTGAGAGGTATTTCTGAGGAAGAGATGTTCAAGGTCATCAAGACCGGGAAGTCCAAGCACAAGTCGTGGAAGAGAATGATTACCAAACACACCTTTGTAGGAGAAGGATTCACTCGTAGACCAGtgaagatggaaagaaTCATCCGTCCAGCAGCCTTGAGACAAAAGAAAGCCAACGTCACTCATCCTGAGTTGGGTGTCACAGTCTTCTTGCCCATTTTGGGAGTTAAGAAGAACCCACAGTCGCCTATGTACACGCAGTTGGGAGTCTTGACCAAGGGTACTATCATCGAAGTCAATGTATCTGAGTTGGGTTTGGTGACAGCCGGAGGTAAGGTTGTTTGGGGAAAATACGCCCAGATCACCAACGAGCCCGACAGAGATGGCTGTGTCAACGCCGTATTGTTGGTATAA
- a CDS encoding nucleolar protein required for ribosomal RNA processing codes for MSESVDDILKGISASLQSTKTTVDELVSGVQNEESSYPQIIQSLLSKSSQQKVEGMSLLALKNNSLVSYLNNLALIVLAQLERLESHDISDIEKIREDIIKRTIVQRVTLEKGVKPLEKKLTYQLDKMVRSYTRMEADETKLEEKLKSKQENGQEGEVSDGSDSSEDEDALSYRPDAAALAKMAPKSSRSKPKSRDGDEESNEKYKPPKISAVAPPTAPQRDPDAKEKEDKNRKLQSMEEYLREQSDLPSVESSIGSTIVDHGRGGVKTQHDKQKEQEVQRYEESNFVRLPQNQTKKSFKQRRRDMANTFGGEDWSMFSETNSRNVSSGTSRKRKAGSVWDKVKKRQG; via the coding sequence ATGTCTGAATCAGTGGATGATATATTAAAGGGCATCTCGGCATCACTTCAGTCTACCAAGACTACCGTAGACGAGCTTGTTTCTGGTGTCCAAAACGAAGAGAGCTCATATCCCCAAATCATCCAGTCATTGTTGAGCAAGTCTTCACAGCAGAAAGTCGAGGGTATGTCCCTTTTGGCACTCAAGAATAATTCCTTGGTGTCCTACTTGAACAACCTTGCCTTGATAGTGTTGGCCCAGTTGGAGAGATTAGAATCTCACGATATCAGCGACATTGAAAAGATTAGAGAAGATATCATTAAGCGTACCATAGTCCAGAGAGTGACCTTGGAGAAAGGTGTTAAGCctttggaaaagaagttgacatACCAGTTAGACAAAATGGTGAGGTCGTACACGAGAATGGAAGCTGACGAaaccaagttggaagagaagttgaagagcaaACAGGAAAATGGCCAGGAAGGTGAAGTGAGCGACGGATCAGACTCttcagaagacgaagatgcCTTATCTTACAGGCCCGATGCCGCGGCCTTGGCCAAGATGGCACCCAAGAGTTCTAGAAGCAAGCCCAAGTCTCGTGACGGGGACGAAGAGTCGAACGAAAAGTATAAACCTCCCAAGATCTCTGCCGTTGCACCACCCACAGCTCCACAGCGTGATCCAGAtgccaaagaaaaagaagacaagaacagaaaatTACAGAGTATGGAAGAATACTTGCGCGAGCAGTCTGACTTGCCTCTGGTGGAGTCATCGATTGGTTCTACTATTGTAGACCATGGTAGAGGAGGTGTCAAGACCCAGCATGACAAGCAGAAGGAACAGGAAGTCCAGAGATACGAAGAAAGCAACTTTGTCAGATTGCCCCAGAACCAGACCAAGAAGTCGTTCAAGCAGAGACGGAGAGACATGGCCAACACCTTTGGTGGGGAGGACTGGTCTATGTTCAGTGAGACTAACTCCCGTAATGTCAGCAGTGGTACTTctagaaagagaaaggcGGGCAGTGTGTGGGAcaaagtgaagaagagacaaGGTTAA
- the TSA1 gene encoding Peroxiredoxin TSA1 (thiol-specific antioxidant protein), which produces MVALIQKPAPAFKKTAVVDGVFEEVTLEQYKGKWVLLAFIPLAFTFVCPTEIIAYSEAIKKFQDKDAEVLFASTDSEYSLLAWTNVARKDGGLGPINIPLLADTNHSLSKDYGVLLEEEGVALRGIFLIDPKGVLRQITVNDLPVGRSVEESLRLLEAFQFTEKYGEVCPANWTPGAETIKPEVSSSKEYFGKVNKD; this is translated from the coding sequence ATGGTTGCCCTCATCCAAAAGCCAGCTCCAGCCTTCAAGAAGACTGCCGTCGTTGACGGtgtctttgaagaagtcactCTTGAACAATACAAGGGTAAGTGGGTCCTCTTGGCTTTCATCCCATTGGCCTTCACCTTCGTTTGCCCAACTGAAATCATTGCCTACTCTGAGgccatcaagaagttccaaGACAAGGACGCTGAAGTCTTGTTTGCTTCCACCGACTCGGAATACTCTCTCTTGGCCTGGACCAACGTTGCCAGAAAGGACGGTGGTTTGGGTCCAATCAACATCCCATTGTTGGCCGACACCAACCACTCCTTGTCCAAGGACTACGGTGTCTTGctcgaagaagaaggtgttGCCCTCAGAggtatcttcttgatcGATCCAAAGGGTGTCTTGAGACAGATCACCGTCAACGACTTGCCAGTCGGTAGATCCGTTGAAGAGTCCTTGAGATTGTTGGAAGCCTTCCAATTCACCGAAAAGTACGGTGAAGTGTGTCCTGCCAACTGGACTCCTGGTGCCGAGACCATCAAGCCAGAAGTTAGCTCCTCCAAGGAATACTTCGGTAAGGTCAACAAGGATTAG
- the HNT2 gene encoding diadenosine polyphosphate hydrolase, producing the protein MSEIYFYKYLVTPQVFFKSKYTYALVNIKPLSPGHVLVVPLRTSVLRFGDLTTEESQDYMDTLQLVHKLILWVYKADSLNIAIQDGPESGQSVPHLHTHLIPRHRNDGYINDKLHRLLEDYDIEANYADFEARKKSFRDIEVPFVSETERVERTPEVMHQEASWLAQELTKYRQQLEKE; encoded by the coding sequence ATGTCCGAGATATACTTCTATAAGTACTTGGTGACGCCGCAggtgttcttcaagtccaaaTACACCTACGCTCTTGTCAATATCAAGCCTCTTCTGCCTGGCCATGTTCTCGTGGTTCCACTTCGTACTTCGGTGCTTCGCTTTGGAGATTTAACCACGGAAGAGTCGCAAGATTACATGGACACATTGCAGCTTGTGCATAAGCTCATTCTCTGGGTATACAAGGCCGATTCGCTTAACATAGCTATTCAAGATGGGCCCGAATCTGGCCAGTCTGTGCCTCATTTGCATACCCATTTGATACCTCGGCACAGGAACGACGGCTACATCAACGACAAATTGCATAGGCTCCTTGAGGACTATGACATAGAAGCTAATTACGCCGATTTTGAAGCTAGAAAGAAGTCGTTTCGAGACATTGAAGTGCCGTTCGTGCTGGAGACTGAGCGAGTAGAGAGAACCCCGGAGGTGATGCACCAAGAAGCCAGCTGGTTGGCACAGGAGCTCACGAAATACCGACAGCAATTGGAGAAAGAGTAG
- a CDS encoding predicted protein (go_funtion transcription regulator activity~go_component nucleus~go_process regulation of transcription), producing MSGEALDEIQWKSPEFIQERGLHTGNVLEYFSLSPFYDRTSNNQQLMMQFQFQQIQIPVNTTFQQFFQEKLREMTGVVFVIAYNREPDFWIIRKQLQLDPQNAVTLQDYYIIGANVYQAPKVYDVLSSRLLSSVLQLRNSIDLLNKMTQFHVSDGGHSYNNAIHQSTSNPTQGQSSGKSISATVGNTGTTATPMTMQTPQTVGPNGPATVQSGANSAAAISKNGSTSSAESADDRKNIYLDDIPLYGRGSTVEMLGLKVNLES from the exons ATGTCAGGAGAAGCCCTCGACGAGATACAGTGGAAATCGCCGGAATTCATCCAGGAAAGAGGACTTCACACTGGAAATGTGCTTGAATACTTTTCGCTTTCGCCGTTCTACGACAGAACGTCCAATAACCAACAACTCATGATGCAATTTCAGTTTCAACAAATCCAAATACCTGTAAATACCACTTTCCAGCAGTTTTTTCAGGAGAAACTTCGAGAAATGACTGGTGTAGTTTTTGTCATAGCTTACAACCGAGAGCCAGACTTCTGGATTATACGGAAGCAACTCCAGTTGGATCCACAGAATGCTGTAACTTTGCAGGATTATTACATAATTGGTGCTAATGTTTACCAAGCGCCAAAAGTATACGATGTATTATCTTCACGGTTGCTTTCTAGTGTGTTGCAGTTGCGTAATCTGATAGATTTACTCAACAAAATGACCCAGTTCCATGTGCTGGATGGCGGGCATTCGTACAACAATGCCATACACCAGTCCACCAGCAATCCCACCCAGGGCCAGCTGTCA GGCAAATCGATATCAGCAACAGTAGGGAACACTGGAACCACAGCTACGCCTATGACTATGCAAACTCCACAGACTGTAGGACCAAATGGTCCGGCCACCG TCCAATCAGGAGCCAACTCAGCTGCTGCTATATCTAAGAATGGAAGCACCAGTAGTGCTGAAAGCGCCGACGACAGAAAGAATATTTATTTGGACGACATTCCGCTTTACGGAAGAGGAAGTACGGTGGAGATGTTGGGTTTGAAAGTGAATTTGGAAAGTTGA
- a CDS encoding predicted protein (go_process protein folding) gives PPITNKVYFDITEDGKPLGRITIGLFGTVVPKTVENFRQLAISKDPKFGYTGSIFHRVINKFMLQGGDYETGQGYGGKSIYGGKFNDENFELKHDRKYRLSMANSGRNTNGSQFFITTVLTSWLDGKHVVFGEVVDGFDVVDYIENVKTSHGDRPVKEIKIAESGEIEV, from the coding sequence CCTCCCATCACTAACAAGGTTTACTTTGACATCACTGAAGATGGAAAACCCTTAGGCAGAATTACCATTGGCCTTTTTGGAACTGTGGTGCCCAAGACGGTAGAAAACTTCCGTCAATTGGCAATTTCCAAAGATCCTAAATTTGGCTACACTGGctccatttttcacagGGTgatcaacaaattcatGCTTCAAGGAGGAGACTATGAAACCGGCCAGGGTTACGGTGGAAAGTCGATCTACGGGGGCAAGTTTAACGACGAGAACTTCGAATTAAAGCACGACCGCAAGTATCGCTTGTCGATGGCCAATTCTGGCAGGAACACCAATGGTTCGCAGTTCTTCATCACCACTGTTCTCACCAGCTGGCTTGATGGAAAACACGTCGTTTTCGGTGAAGTTGTCGACGgttttgatgttgttgactATATCGAAAACGTTAAGACCAGTCACGGAGACCGTCCCGTTaaggaaatcaagatcGCTGAATCGGGTGAGAtcgaagtt
- a CDS encoding predicted protein produces the protein MDSVSNIENFVLPPNVPFQRVLTRDFEFASSFENKVDSDLQELGKSILDITSEYVNYILQNDHLKLDEEFIQRNLDSFEQVLRNRFALMEFKDSLQHSKDSIRNNNMNVSELTIEALQEYQSSTEDLKNFDDVVISHYEERKLSQTSSEFKKFLKSDKNYAYIRSISFIIKNPEDPIPELEEDDDDVNISGGKISLKDPLSLNYFVDPVKSSVCNHTYERAFILTHLSSGHSECPINGCRNAVTRKNLIKDDMMCLRIQVFSKRKTKPEYETAERIE, from the coding sequence ATGGACAGTGTCTCTAACATCGAGAACTTCGTATTGCCGCCAAATGTTCCTTTTCAAAGAGTTCTCACACGAGATTTCGAATTTGCTAGCAGTTTTGAGAACAAAGTAGACAGTGATTTACAGGAGTTGGGTAAGCTGATACTTGACATAACTAGCGAGTATGTCAATTACATCTTGCAGAATGACCACTTGAAGTTAGACGAGGAGTTTATCCAACGGAATCTCGACAGCTTCGAGCAGGTGCTTCGTAATCGCTTCGCATTGATGGAATTTAAGGATTCTTTGCAACACTCTAAGGATTCGATTCGAAACAACAATATGAATGTGTCAGAGTTGACCATAGAGGCATTACAAGAGTACCAGTCGAGTACAGAAGACCTCAAGAATTTCGACGATGTTGTTATTTCCCATTACGAAGAACGAAAACTTCTGCAGACGTCTAGCGAGTTCaaaaagttcttgaagtcagaTAAAAACTACGCTTATATAAGAAGCATATCATTCATCATTAAGAACCCCGAGGACCCGATACCAGAACTCGAGGAGGACGACGACGATGTAAATATATCCGGAGGGAAAATATCGCTCAAAGACCCTCTTTCGTTGAATTACTTTGTAGATCCCGTAAAGTCTTCAGTCTGCAATCACACATATGAAAGAGCTTTCATTCTTACTCATTTGAGTTCGGGCCACTCAGAGTGCCCGATAAATGGCTGTCGTAATGCGGTAACAAGgaagaatttgatcaagGATGACATGATGTGCCTCAGGATACAGGTATTTAGTAAGAGGAAGACTAAACCTGAGTACGAAACGGcagaaagaattgaatga
- a CDS encoding predicted protein translates to MRDSNYKSTSTNKAAVTITTSLYDRRALDVTSDKPLVNSLNYLTYLVSSSAKVRETLSIDGGIERLIEILHECHNSTFNVVDNIFNSERKLLTAWKWTLAFQCLVLVATRGTEKIRQKVVKAGILPIIATVLDNYLSLHERTFIHANSRQQPQQSSMLQSPFHGQQAGSGTNGQQPSMTQSPVQFQPSTDTIANQHQPSNTDTDFATRATATTTAHRTSFLEQNQNTAPGQIRNSPAFDVSNLQIPIHLATAAIEATSISSNNPYPSYFNTSHTNSLTSDDYDNLTVDQLFKLIRLNTFAPSYNPGQLSRSPNSAKTNTINNDIRRRFIIVNIIKKLRDEKDTEILDDRFFDDCDYQMDNNLQFLSDLYLQDCETNKNLISSKIAVRNFTETGVVIPRDDDIVWSLQLLAYISKYPYLKDVLQNTHLVIDMSIRDKQLKLYLEKQMKLKLKKNLAIKSRPTITPKSRTSKTTYLERFEPSASNSPQMLNDINTIHDDNFILEEDKFELCNKHDESRLTVAAEIEDEEESEEVDDEEDEEEEDSLGNDSDKNGAGLSNSNSNLENSSDLNHLTSDVINNSDYLSKLYDSIIHSESIVDDLEREISLFQINEKMNKFIDIESKNLVNSIIKKRNETKDFLTKKWNYDDYEHFDIDESNEDQDDSLIEYKKVNLFPIVEKFTFLSGTDMYYWSGVIMRNSCRRNELRGGVRQCGNLECGRWEKYPREFSKCRRCKRTKYCSRECQMRAWHCHRNWCIPSTSSTTTS, encoded by the exons ATGCGCGATTCAAACTACAAGTCGACGTCGACCAACAAGGCGGCAGTAACCATAACCACGAGCTTGTACGACCGCCGAGCTTTGGATGTTACATCGGACAAGCCGTTGgtcaactcgttgaacTATTTAACCTACTTGGTGTCATCACTGGCCAAAGTTAGAGAAACCCTTTCCATCGACGGGGGAATAGAAAGAttgattgaaattttgcacGAGTGCCACAACTCTACGTTCAACGTCGTAgacaacatcttcaacagcGAAAGAAAGCTCTTGACTGCCTGGAAATGGACGCTTGCGTTTCAGTGTCTTGTTCTCGTGGCCACAAGAGGAACCGAGAAAATTAGACAGAAAGTGGTCAAGGCAGGAATCTTGCCCATCATCGCTACGGTTTTGGACAACTATCTATCGCTTCACGAAAGAACATTCATCCATGCCAACTCTAGACAGCAGCCTCAACAGCTGCTGATGCTACAGTCTCCATTCCACGGCCAACAGGCAGGCTCTGGTACCAACGGGCAACAGCCTTCGATGACCCAATCTCCTGTTCAATTCCAGCCGTCAACAGACACCATAGCCAACCAGCACCAACC ATCCAACACTGATACAGACTTTGCTACTAGAGCTACAGCCACAACGACTGCACACCGGACTCTGTTCTTAGAACAGAATCAGAATACAGCACCCGGTCAGATAAGAAACTCACCTGCATTTGATGTGAGCAACTTGCAAATCCCGATTCATCTTGCTACGGCGGCCATAGAGGCGACTCTGATATCAAGTAACAATCCATACCCTTCTTATTTCAACACAAGCCACACAAATAGTTTGACCAGCGATGATTACGACAATTTAACTGTTGATCAGTTGTTTAAGTTAATCAGATTGAATACATTTGCTCCAAGCTACAATCCTGGCCAACTATCTAGGTCTCCCAATAGCGCAAAGACTAATACCATCAATAACGAcataagaagaagattcatTATCGTTAATATCATCAAAAAGTTGAGAGACGAAAAAGATACTGAAATTTTGGATGATAGGTTCTTTGATGATTGTGACTATCAGATGGACAACAACTTGCAGTTCTTGTCGGACTTGTACTTGCAAGACTGTGAAACCAACAAAAACTTGATCAGCTCGAAGATAGCGGTGAGAAATTTCACGGAAACTGGAGTTGTTATTCCGCGCGATGATGATATTGTCTGGTCGTTACAGCTCTTGGCATACATCTCGAAATATCCTTACTTAAAGGACGTGCTCCAAAATACCCATTTGGTAATTGACATGAGTATAAGAGATaaacaattgaagttgtaTTTGGAAAAgcaaatgaaattgaagttaAAAAAGAATTTGGCAATAAAGTCGAGACCTACCATTACTCCAAAATCCCGTACGAGTAAGACTACTTATTTGGAAAGGTTTGAGCCATCTGCATCAAACTCCCCACAGATGTTGAATGATATCAATACGATACATGATGATAATttcatcttggaagaagacaaattcGAGTTGTGCAATAAACACGACGAATCAAGATTAACTGTGGCAGCTGAAAtcgaagacgaagaggaaagCGAAGAAGTcgatgatgaagaggatgaggaagaagaggattcACTAGGTAACGATTCAGATAAAAATGGAGCTGGTTTATCAAACTCCAATTCTAACTTGGAAAATAGTTCTGATTTGAATCATTTGACAAGTGATGTTATTAATAACTCCGACTATTTGAGTAAGTTATATGACTCCATAATTCATAGCGAGTCGATAGTAGACGAtttggaaagagaaattTCGTTGTTTCAAATCAACgagaagatgaacaagTTTATTGATATCGAAAGTAAGAATTTAGTGAATTCAATTATCAAAAAGAGGAATGAAACAAAAGATTTCTTGACTAAGAAATGGAATTATGACGATTACGAACACTTTGATATTGATGAAAGTAACGAAGATCAAGATGACTCGCTCATTGAATATAAAAAGGTCAACTTGTTTCctattgttgaaaagtttACATTCTTGTCCGGAACGGACATGTACTATTGGTCTGGTGTCATCATGAGAAATTCATGTAGACGCAACGAATTGAGAGGCGGTGTTAGACAATGCGGTAATTTGGAATGCGGTAGATGGGAAAAATATCCACGAGAGTTTCTGAAGTGCAGAAGATGCAAGAGAACAAAATATTGTTCTCGCGAGTGCCAGATGAGAGCATGGCATTGTCACAGAAACTGGTGTATACCAAGTACCTCCAGCACAACTACAAGC
- the OAC1 gene encoding Mitochondrial oxaloacetate carrier protein (mitochondrial oxaloacetate transport protein~go_component membrane~go_funtion binding~go_process transport), translating into MTSIQDEIVLQAKVIHVPVHKNDSEKVSTLGGFIAGGLAACGAVTFTNPIELIKTRMQLQGELAKSAKDAVILYKNPFQAFGIIYRNEGIRGLQQGLMCGYYYQLGLNGCRIGLYEPSRYIITKYLSPSTFSENEKIPQNLLINVAAGFVSGSAGAVLASPFFLIKTRMQSYSKSTTSEAAHHIGQQTYYKGAWDGLSKIYSAEGVRGLYRGVDAAILRTGAGSAAQLPVYNLTKNFLLNNQLAEEHSLGLHFMSSSMAGLGVAIVMNPWDVILTRVYNQKGNLYKGPIDCFQKTIRTEGPSALYKGFWAQLFRIGPHSILTLMFMEQCMKVMVKVETRLFA; encoded by the coding sequence ATGACCCTGATACAAGACGAGATAGTGTTGCAAGCTAAGGTAATACATGTGCCTGTACACAAGAATGACTCCGAGAAAGTCTCAACTCTCGGGGGCTTCATAGCTGGAGGTTTAGCTGCTTGTGGAGCTGTGACTTTTACCAATCCCATcgagttgatcaagacCAGAATGCAGCTTCAGGGAGAACTTGCCAAAAGTGCTAAGGATGCCGTTATCTTGTACAAGAACCCATTCCAGGCCTTTGGAATTATCTACAGAAATGAAGGTATCCGAGGGTTGCAGCAAGGACTTATGTGTGGTTACTACTACCAATTGGGGTTAAATGGGTGCAGAATTGGACTCTACGAACCAAGTAGATATATCATTACGAAATATTTGTCGCCCTCCACTTTTTCAGAAAACGAGAAAATTCCCCAGAATTTACTTATCAACGTTGCTGCTGGGTTCGTATCTGGTTCTGCTGGAGCCGTTTTGGCCTctccattcttcttgattaaGACAAGAATGCAATCATATTCCAAATCCACCACCTCAGAGGCTGCGCACCATATTGGCCAACAGACTTATTATAAAGGAGCCTGGGATGGTTTGTCCAAGATTTACAGTGCTGAAGGGGTCAGGGGCTTGTATAGAGGTGTAGATGCTGCCATTCTCAGAACCGGTGCTGGTTCAGCAGCCCAACTCCCAGTGTACAATTTGACCAAGAACTTTCTATTGAACAACCAACTCGCGGAGGAACACTCGTTGGGACTCCACTTCATGTCTTCATCCATGGCTGGACTTGGGGTTGCCATCGTCATGAACCCATGGGACGTTATTCTCACAAGAGTGTACAACCAGAAGGGGAACTTATATAAGGGTCCCATTGACTGTTTCCAAAAGACTATCAGAACGGAAGGTCCCTCAGCTTTGTACAAGGGTTTCTGGGCCCAGCTCTTCCGTATAGGGCCTCATTCCATCTTGACGTTGATGTTCATGGAACAATGCATGAAGGTAATGGTTAAGGTTGAAACAAGGTTATTTGCCTAG